The DNA region GATCTTGTTCGCTTTCTTTTGCGCGAACCACAGATTGCCATCGCCGCCGAGAACGATGCCGATCGGCGTCGCATTGGGCGTCGGCAACTCGAACTCGGTAAAGCGCTGCGTGCGTGGATCGAAGCAGCCGACCTTGGCGGCGCCGCTCTCGCAGAACCAGAGATTGCGATCCGGCCCCTCAACGCAAATGTAGGGCGCGCTGCCTTCGCTCGGAATGCGGTACTCGCGGATTTCGATCGATCGCGCGTTGTGCGGTCGTGTGCTCGCGACATGTGAATCGGATGACATCGTCGGTCCCGGAGCGTGGTACAGTGAACGTTTCCTCGATGCGCGATGATAGCAATCGCAGCAGTCGCCAAGTCAATCGACGCATCGCAATTTGCGAACCGGAGTGCGGTACAAGACGTCAAGAGAGCGTCAAAAAGATGCGCCTGATCGGGGCGAGGAAGACAACGCGCACGGCCAGCGGGAATTGGGTCGTCCGGCGTCGGCCCGTGCGGCGCGCAAGGGGGCGCGGCGCCCCGGATCTCCGGCCGGCACCGTGAGCGGGCTCGGACGCCATGCTTAACGCGGTGCGTAAACGCTATTCGCAGGTGCCGCCGAAACGGTCTGGAACTCTGCCGGGCCGTTCTTTAAGCTGCCGGCCAACAAAGGAGTTCGACGCATGCAGCCGATGACGCCCGGCATCACCAAGGCCGGCACTGGTATCGATGGGATCGTGTGGAGCATTCTGGGCCAGACCTATGTGCCCAAGCAGCTCTCGGAGGAGTCCTTCGCCTGGCATGCGACATTCCCGTCGGGCACCTTCGTGCCGCCGCACATCCATCCGACGCAGGACGAGTTCATCTACATGCTCGAGGGCAGGCTCGACGCGGTGATCGACGGCCGCGACTTCGCCGCGACCGCCGGCGATGTGATCAAGCTGCCGATGGGCATCCCGCACGGCCTGTTCAACAAATCCGACCAGACCGTGAAGTGCTTCTTCTGGGTGACGCCGACGCGCAAGCTCTACGACCTGTTCTGGGCCATCCACTCGATGAAGGAGCAGAACCCGCCGGACGTCGTCGCGCTCTCGGCGCGCTACGAGGTGAACTTCCTGCCGCCGCCGGCGTGAGGGGCGGCGCGGCTAGCGTAGCCTGCGGGGACATGGATGCTGACCGACAGCCGTGATATCATCCAGCGGCTGCGGCAAGATGGTTTCGAACTCGTATCGGTACGCGGCTCGCACCACAAATTCGTCCATCGGGCGAAGCATCTAATGGTGATCGTGCGCATCCCAAACGGGACTTACCGAAGGGGACCGTGCGCAGCATCTACAAGCAGGCAGGCTGGCCGAAGGATTGACCGATGCCTCACTACATCGCGCTCATTCATAAAGAAGCCGACAGTTCTTACGGCGTGTCGTTTCCCGATGTGCCGGGCGTCGTTACGGCTGGCGGCACCATTGACGAAGCGATGCGGCGCGCGGCCGAAGTCTTGGTGTTTGCCGCCGAGGACTGGGAAGATCGGGACGGCAATAGGCGCTTTCCTCCGCCGCGCACCATCGATGAATTGCGCGCTGACGCTGAATTCCAGGAAGACGCGGCCGATGCCGTTGTCGCGGCCATTCCATTTCGCGTGACGGCGGAAGCGGCCGAGTAAGCCTCGAGGGCGGGCGCTGTACGTCCTTCGTTCATTCCCGCGCAAGCGGGAATCCAGTTCTTACGATGGAGCGTTTGGCCACTTGGTTCCCGCTTGGGCGGGGACAAACGGCCAAGAGGCCCATGGCGCCCACTAAGCCGCGTTCGCCGGTGCGCCGAGCGGTTGCTTGTTGACCTGCTCCTTGGCGAAGCCCGCCTTCGAAGCGTAACCGCGCACGATGGCCTTGCGCTGCTCGTAGGTCAGCACGGCGTCGATATTGTCGAAGCCGTCCGGCGCGCGCGCCTCGACGGCATCGATCACGCCTTCCGGGCCGCCGGAGCGGTTCGACTGCACGATCTGCGCCGTCATCGGCAAACGCTCGCGTTCGTATTCGAACAGCGCCTGGCCGACGTGGTCGGCGTCGCGCAGACGATCGGCGAGGCAGCGCGCGTCGAGGATCGCCTGCGAGGCGCCGTTGGAGCCGACCGGATACATCGGATGGGCGGCGTCGCCGAGCAACGTCACGCGGCCGTGCGACCAATGCGGCAGCGGATCGCGGTCGCACAAGGGATATTCCCAGAACTCCGGCGTGGCTTCGATCAAGGCCTTGGCGTCCACGAACGGAATGTGGAAGCGCTGCACGTGCGGCATCAGATCCTCGAAGCGGCCGAGCCGCGACCAGTCTTCCTTCTTCGGCGGCACGCCGGGCTCGGCGACCTTCACCATCACGGCCCAATTGGTGAGCGGGCGATCCTCGCGCGCGCCTTCGCCGATCGGATAGACGACGAGCTTGGCCGCCATGCCGCCGGCAATGACCATCGAGCGGCCGGTGAGATAGCGCGGCCAGTCGAGCGCGCCGCGCCACAGGATGGTGCCGTTCCAGCGCGCCGGGCCTTCGTGCGGATAGAGCGCCGCGCGCACATGCGAGTGGATGCCGTCGGCGCCGATCAGGATGTCGCCGCGCGCGGTGGCGCGATGGGCGCCGTCACGTTCGAAGAAATAGGCGGTTACGCCGGCATCGTCCTGCGTGAAGGAGCCGAGGCGATGGCCGGTATGGATGCGCGACTCGCCGATGCGGGCGCGCACCGCCTGATAGATGACCGCCTGCAGCCGGCCGCGGTGGATCGAGAATTGCGGATATTCGAAGCCGGCCTCGGTGCCGCGCGGCTCGCGCCAGATTTCCTGGCCCGTGCGGTTCATATAGAACAGCTCGTGCGTGCGGATACCGACGCGGTCGAGCGCCGGGAGGAGGCCGAGATCGGCAAGCTCCTTGATTGCATGCGGCAAGGTGTTAATGCCGACGCCGAGCTCGCGGACCTGCTCCGACTGCTCAAATATCTCGCAATCGATGCCGCGCGCATGCAGCATCAGCGCGGTGGTCAGGCCGCCAATGCCGCCGCCGACGATTATCGCCTTCATCGCACTCACTCCCAGGGTACCCGTCGGTCGCATCATGGCGCTGCCGGCCTGGTCCGGCAACGGATTCCGGCCGGCACGGTTATCGCCGCCCTGTTGACTCGCCGCCGGGTTCGCCGCTCAACTGTTGGCATAAAAACTGCACCAACGCAGCGCCGGTGCAACGATGCGCCGGCGCCAGAGGTGCTTAAGGGGAGATTATATCCATGCGGACATGCCTTCGAGGATTTGCCGCGATTTCGGCTCTGCTGCTGACGGTCGGCAGCGCCGCCGCTCAGGACAAGATCCGCATCGGCCTGATCTATACGCTGTCGGGGCCGCCGGCCGCTCTCGGCCAGCAGTCGAAAAACGGCTTCGAGCTGGCGCTGAAACATCTCGGCGGCAAGATGGGCGGCAAGGACGTCGAGCTCGTGGTCGTCGACGACGAACTCAAGCCCGATCTCGCGATTCAAAAAGCACGAGCGATGATCGACCGCGACAAGGTCGACGTCGTGGTCGGCCCGATCTTCTCGAACGTGCTGGTGGCGATCCACAAACCCGTGCTCGAAGCCGGCAAGGTGCTGATCAGCACCAATGCGGGCGCGTCGTCCTTCGCCGGCGCGGCGTGCAACGCGCATTTCTTCGTCACGTCGTATCAGAACGACCAAATCTACGAGACCCTGGGCAAGGTCGCGACCGACAAGGGTTACAAGACGGTCTATGCCGTGGTGCCGAACTATCAAGCCGGCAAGGACGCGCTGGCCGGCTTCAAGCGCACCTATCAGGGTAAGATCGTCGAAGAGTCGCTCGTGCCGCTCAACAATCTCGACTTCCAGGCCGAGATCACCAAGATCAACGCCAGCAAGCCGGATGCGCTGTTCACCTTCATGCCGGGCGGCCTCGGCATCAGCCTGATCAAGCAGCTCAACCAGGCCGGTCTCAAGGGCAAGCTGCCGATCCTGTCGGCCTTCACCGCCGACGAAGCGACGTTACCGGTGCTGCAGGACGCGGCGGAAGGCGTGTTCGGCGCGCTGACCTGGGCGCCGAACCTCGACAACCCGGAGAACAAGAAGTTCGTCGCCGACTACGAGGCGGCCTACAACGCCGTGCCGGCGTCCTACGCCATGCAGGCTTACGATGCGGCGATGCTGATCGACAGCGCCGTGCGTGCGACCGGCGGCAACGTGTCGAACACCGCGGCCTTCGCGGCAGCGCTCAAGAAGGCGGATTTCAAGTCGGTGCGCGGGCCGTTCAAGTTCAACGTCAACGGCTATCCGATCGAGGACTTCTATCTGACCAAGGTCGTCAAGCGTCCGGACGGCAAATTCCAGACCGAGATCGTCGAGAAGGTGCTGACGGCGAACGCCGACAGCTACGCGAAGGACTGCAAGTTGTAAGCATCCGCTGCGCTGATAAACAGATCATGGCCGGGAAATCCCGGCCATGATCGCTTTTGAAATCGCGTCCTCGCTTACAGCTCGTCGCGCAATTCGCCGCCGAGCACGCCGGCCAAGGTGGCCGCCACCGCGCCGAACAGCAGCGCCATGAACGACCAGAACGAGATGTAGGCGCCGGCCTTGCGGGCCTTGTCGGCGGCCTCGCGCACGGCCTGGGCGGCCTGGTTCTGCACCTCGTTCACGCGTTGCACCGCCTGATCCTGCGGAATGCCGGTGCGCGCGGCGACGAGACGGGCGAGATAGTCTTTGTCCGCGTCCGACAGCGAGCCGTTACGGATGCTGGCCACGACGATACGCGCCGCTTCCGACCGCTGCTCCGGGGTCAGGCTCTGCTGCTGGCCACCGGTCGCGGCGCCGGCATTGGCGTCGGTGCGAAACAGACGATCGACATAATACCCGGTCGCGGCGTCGTTGCTGTCGCCGTTGGTCGAGGCGCTGATCGCCGCGCCGGCCGCGGGGCCGATCGCATCCGCCGCGGTCTTGGCGACGAAGGCGCTGCCATACATCACGGCGAGAACCATCAGGCTGGCGCCGACCACCCAGGCCATGAAGCCATGCGCGGCATCGCGGAATTTGGTCTCGGGGCCGGGGATATGATTGCGCGTGCGCAGGCGCCCGGCGAGGTAGCCGCCGACGGTGAACGCGACCGTTTCGCTGAACAGCAGCCAGATCGCGCCGCCGATGCTCATGGTGCCGGCGCTCGGTCCGGAATAGGGCGACGTGACGGTCAGGCCGATGCCGGTGCCGAGCGAGATAAAGATGAAGGCGACGGCCCACGCGGCTAAGGCGCCGGCGATCACCACGCTCCAGGTGAACGAACTTCGTGCGGTTGTTGCTTGAATGACTTCGACGTTTTCGCCGACGATCGCCGTATCGCTCATAGAAATCTCCCAGCATGTGCGAATGCCGCGATGGCATCCGCGTCGCCGAGGTAACAGGGCTAAACTGCGATGGTTCCAAGGCGAGCCGTGGGCCGCGGGAACTAATTTTTGGCGGCGACATTAGCAAACCGAAGCGCATTCGCCGGGAGCGATCAGATGTTCGGACTTGTCGTCACGTTTCTCATCATCGGATTGATCGCCGCGGTGCTCGGCTTCGGCGGCATCGCCGGCGCGTCCTTCGGCATGGCGAAGATCATCTTCTTCATCGCGCTCGTCTTGCTGCTGATCTCGATCATCTTCGGCACGATGCGCCGGCCGTTATAGCGGGCGCGCGCTAACGCCGCTCCGGCATCGCGACACGCCGGCCGGCGCCTTCCGGGACGGGCAGGGCCGCGTGCGCGGCCTGCATGCGGGCGAGCGCCGCCATGATGTCGTCGGGGAAGGGCGCGACCTTCTTGGCCGCCATGTCGACGTGCAGCGTCATGCTTTCGCAGGTCGCCGACAGCCAGCCTTCGCTCGCGTGGTAGAGCTGTTCGAAGACATGGAAGCGCTTGGCGTCGTGCGCCAGCAGCTGCACGGTCACCCGCACCGGGCTGCCTTCGTGGATCTCGCGCAGGTAGCGCACATGCGCCTCCGCGACCATGGTCGAACAGCCGCGCTGCTCCAGATACTGCGGGCCCATGCCGAGCAGCTCGTAGACCTCGTCCACCGCCCGGTCGAACAGCACGTGGTAGTAGGCCATGTTGAGGTGGCCGTTGTAGTCGATCCACTGCGGTTCGATCCCCATCGGCGAGGAAACAAAAGGAGAAAAGAATACCGGCGGATCGGTTCGGTCGAGCATCGGGCGGGAACTGGTTGCGGATGCGTAACGTTACGATGCTTGGCGCGGGCCCGTCCACCGGCGCCGGCGCACGGCCACCCAACGGAGCTGTGTGTGGAGATTAACCAAATATTTACGATGTCCTGTCGGGCCGCTATCGCTTCGCTATTCTCTGGTCAAAAGAGGGAGACGAAGCCATGTTGAAAGGGCTCGCTCGAGGCGCATTTCTGGCTTTACTGGCTCTGACGCTCACCGCCTGGGTGGTCGCCATGGCCAACACCGATCGGGCCGCACCGCAACCCGACCCGAATGTCTACTGGCTGGCCTGAGTCGGTCGCGCTTGACCTGACCGGCCATCCCCGCCACGGTCGCCCGCATTTCCAGGGCAGGTTGCGATGGCGATATCCGACACATCCCGCGATGCGGCATCGAGACAGGCCGCGATTGCCGCGCTGACCGAAGCCTTCGGTCATAACCGCGTGGTTACGGCCCAGGCCGTGCGCGAGCAGCACGGAAATACCGTGACCTGGCTGCCGAACGAGCCGCCGGACGCGGTCGTCTTCCCGCAGTCGACCGAGGAAGTGCAGCAGATCGTCCGCATCTGTGCGCAGCACAAAATGCCGATCGTGGCCTTTGGCACCGGCTCCTCGCTCGAAGGCCACATCAACGCGCCCGCGGGCGGCGTGTCGCTCGACTTCCGCGACATGAACAAGGTGCTGGCGGTGCACGCCGAGGACCTCGACTGCGTCATCGAACCGGGCATCACCCGCAAAGCGCTCAACGAACACCTGCGCGATTCCGGCCTGTTCTTCCCGATCGATCCCGGCGCCGACGCCTCGCTCGGCGGCATGGCGGCGACGCGCGCGTCGGGCACCAACGCCGTGCGCTATGGCACGATGAAGGACAATGTGCTGGCGCTGAAGGTGGTGCTGGCGAATGGCGAGGTCATCGACACCGCCCGCCGCGCCAAGAAGACTTCCGCCGGCTACGACCTCACGCGGCTGATGGTCGGCTCGGAAGGCACGCTCGGTCTCATCACGCAATTGACGCTCAAGCTCTCCGGCATTCCGGAAGCGATCTCCGGCGGCATCTGTCCGTTCCCGTCGGTGGAGGCGTGCTGCAACACGGCCATCGCCACCATCCAGTCGGGCATCCCGATCGCGCGCATCGAACTGCTCGACGCGTTGCAGGTGCGGGCCTGCAACCTGCACGCCAAGCTCGGCCTGCCGGAAGTGCCGATGCTCTTTCTTGAATTCCACGGCACCGAAGCTTCGGTCGCCGAGCAATCGGAGCGCTTCGGCGAAATCGCCGCCGAGTTCGGCGGCGGGCCGTTCTCCTGGACGACGCGCGCGGAAGACCGCACCAAACTGTGGGAAGCGCGCCATCATGCGGCGCTGTCCAACTTCGCTTTGCGGCCCGGCGCGCAAATGGTCGCGACCGATGTCTGCGTGCCGATCTCGCGGCTGGCCGAATGCGTGACCGAAACGCAGGCCGATATCGCCGCGAGCCGCATCATGGCGCCGATCGTCGGTCACATCGGCGACGGCAATTTCCATCTCACGCTGCTCGTCGACATGAGCGACGCCGACGAGGTCAAGCGTGCCAAGGCGCTCTCGGAGCGCCTGGTCGAGCGGGCGCTGGCGATGGAC from Pseudolabrys taiwanensis includes:
- a CDS encoding cupin domain-containing protein; amino-acid sequence: MQPMTPGITKAGTGIDGIVWSILGQTYVPKQLSEESFAWHATFPSGTFVPPHIHPTQDEFIYMLEGRLDAVIDGRDFAATAGDVIKLPMGIPHGLFNKSDQTVKCFFWVTPTRKLYDLFWAIHSMKEQNPPDVVALSARYEVNFLPPPA
- a CDS encoding type II toxin-antitoxin system HicB family antitoxin, translating into MPHYIALIHKEADSSYGVSFPDVPGVVTAGGTIDEAMRRAAEVLVFAAEDWEDRDGNRRFPPPRTIDELRADAEFQEDAADAVVAAIPFRVTAEAAE
- a CDS encoding flavin-dependent oxidoreductase; its protein translation is MKAIIVGGGIGGLTTALMLHARGIDCEIFEQSEQVRELGVGINTLPHAIKELADLGLLPALDRVGIRTHELFYMNRTGQEIWREPRGTEAGFEYPQFSIHRGRLQAVIYQAVRARIGESRIHTGHRLGSFTQDDAGVTAYFFERDGAHRATARGDILIGADGIHSHVRAALYPHEGPARWNGTILWRGALDWPRYLTGRSMVIAGGMAAKLVVYPIGEGAREDRPLTNWAVMVKVAEPGVPPKKEDWSRLGRFEDLMPHVQRFHIPFVDAKALIEATPEFWEYPLCDRDPLPHWSHGRVTLLGDAAHPMYPVGSNGASQAILDARCLADRLRDADHVGQALFEYERERLPMTAQIVQSNRSGGPEGVIDAVEARAPDGFDNIDAVLTYEQRKAIVRGYASKAGFAKEQVNKQPLGAPANAA
- a CDS encoding ABC transporter substrate-binding protein; this encodes MRTCLRGFAAISALLLTVGSAAAQDKIRIGLIYTLSGPPAALGQQSKNGFELALKHLGGKMGGKDVELVVVDDELKPDLAIQKARAMIDRDKVDVVVGPIFSNVLVAIHKPVLEAGKVLISTNAGASSFAGAACNAHFFVTSYQNDQIYETLGKVATDKGYKTVYAVVPNYQAGKDALAGFKRTYQGKIVEESLVPLNNLDFQAEITKINASKPDALFTFMPGGLGISLIKQLNQAGLKGKLPILSAFTADEATLPVLQDAAEGVFGALTWAPNLDNPENKKFVADYEAAYNAVPASYAMQAYDAAMLIDSAVRATGGNVSNTAAFAAALKKADFKSVRGPFKFNVNGYPIEDFYLTKVVKRPDGKFQTEIVEKVLTANADSYAKDCKL
- a CDS encoding DUF1328 domain-containing protein, which gives rise to MFGLVVTFLIIGLIAAVLGFGGIAGASFGMAKIIFFIALVLLLISIIFGTMRRPL
- a CDS encoding thioesterase family protein; translation: MLDRTDPPVFFSPFVSSPMGIEPQWIDYNGHLNMAYYHVLFDRAVDEVYELLGMGPQYLEQRGCSTMVAEAHVRYLREIHEGSPVRVTVQLLAHDAKRFHVFEQLYHASEGWLSATCESMTLHVDMAAKKVAPFPDDIMAALARMQAAHAALPVPEGAGRRVAMPERR
- a CDS encoding FAD-linked oxidase C-terminal domain-containing protein; its protein translation is MAISDTSRDAASRQAAIAALTEAFGHNRVVTAQAVREQHGNTVTWLPNEPPDAVVFPQSTEEVQQIVRICAQHKMPIVAFGTGSSLEGHINAPAGGVSLDFRDMNKVLAVHAEDLDCVIEPGITRKALNEHLRDSGLFFPIDPGADASLGGMAATRASGTNAVRYGTMKDNVLALKVVLANGEVIDTARRAKKTSAGYDLTRLMVGSEGTLGLITQLTLKLSGIPEAISGGICPFPSVEACCNTAIATIQSGIPIARIELLDALQVRACNLHAKLGLPEVPMLFLEFHGTEASVAEQSERFGEIAAEFGGGPFSWTTRAEDRTKLWEARHHAALSNFALRPGAQMVATDVCVPISRLAECVTETQADIAASRIMAPIVGHIGDGNFHLTLLVDMSDADEVKRAKALSERLVERALAMDGTCTGEHGVGQGKIKYLEAEHGPAALAVMASIKRALDPENILNPGKILAL